The genomic interval CCTTGTTCTTTAAGACGTTGGTCGCCGGACCCTCGCTATCGGAAGAGGCGTCTTGAGTTTCGAccaacgaccaccaccacgcgCCCTGTCCGCCCATCCTCTCTTGTTTTGGTCTCCAGTTCTCAACGTTGACCTCGGCCACCCGCACCGGGCCGTAGTGTCATCAGCACACGCCACCGATCTACCACACATCTGCCTGCTGCCTGGGAACAAAACTCGTCTCGAGGGGACCCAGAAACGTCTTTCGCCTTTGCCAGTTgctgcttttttttttggccgGGGGTGTCGGACTGACCTTTTAATTCAACGCAGTGCTTCGACATTCCCTTTTCCTTTCGATCCTAGCGTTTTCCACGTTTCGACAGGCTTTCATTTGAGCCTTTGCTTGCCATCGCGAATTCGCAAGGCAACCAAGTCGCTGATCGACACCAACTCATCACTGTAGAGGATAAGACCTACACTCTATGGCTCAGAAAGCTTAGTAGATCTCGATCGCACCTCTCCCTTCGAGATCACCTCCTACGACACTTCGTGCTCTGGAAATAGAGCGCCTAGCCCGCCTTAGTCCAGCTGCTCGAGGCAGTTCGCCAACTCAGATCTACACTCTCCACCCTTCGATCTTGACTCATTCCATCAACATGCCTGGAGGCGTTTGCGCTGTTCTCGACTACGATGTCGAGCTCATGGCCGACTATGTTTCCGAGATGGCCACCCGCGTGGTGATGCCACGGAACACGGTGAACCCGGCTTTCCGGAAGTACGTCTCGGGGATACTGTCTTCGACTCGTCTTCCCCGGACTACCATTCTGCTCGGTCTCAACTACCTCGCCAAGCGCATCAACATGATGCCCGCTGGTGCAGTCCAGAACGAGGGCGAGATTTGGGGTCTCCTGACCATCGCTCTTCTTCTCGGAAGCAAGTTTCTTGATGACAACACTTTTCAGAACAAGTCTTGGTCGGAGGTCAGTGGCATCCCAGTTCGCGATTTGAACACTCTGGAATACGAGTGGTTGGCTGCCATCGGCTGGGTTCTCTACGTCAATCTGGACGAGAGCAAAGACTACAATGCCTGGCTCGACAATTGGACCGAGTGgaaggagaccaagaagcgccagcagcaccaggcCAGCCGTGAACGTCTTGCTGCTCTCGTCACCCCCATCGATACCGACGTTTCCCGTGCCCGCAACCAGCACGTGTACTCCTCTTGGCATCAGCAGCAAGTTGCCGAGTATGAGCGCCTGTCGAGCATGAAGCGTGGCCAGGCTACCCCTCCGGCCTACAGACACGAGCAAGCCTCGTGGGGTTATATGGCGTGGCCTCAGCCTACTGCTCCCTTGACGCCTCCCGATTCTGGCTACGGCACTCCCGAGTATACCAACTCGGCTACTTCTTGCAACTCGCACTACGCTGAGTGGTTTGACCGCGCCATTGTCGGTGGCTCCAACACCTCGAGGCACTACCAGCAACCCGCACCCGCTTACAGCGGATACCGCCACGCTGGGCAGAACACCCGCAATGCCGGCAATTATGGCGGCTTTTACAGCCACAACATTTGGGAACACCCCGGCCCCGACTGCACCTGCAGCAGCTGCGTTTCGGTTCACAAGCAGCCCTCCTATTTCTTCGCTCACAGCTATGGCCAGCCTGTTGCTGGCTAAGCGATTGTATTCACACCAATGCGCACATGAGCGAGCGCATAAAGTCAAGCTGGTGATGCCGTTGGCAGCCAGTTTTACAGATGAAAAAGGCGTTTACGCGGCGCCACTTATTCCACTGCATCGTCTGCTGGACACGGTTTCCTTTTTTTCGGCACATTAAAGAATCGATATATTGCATTCAGATACCCGGAGCGATGACGAGGCGGAACGATCAGGATACCCCCAAGGCGATGTGACACGGTCCATCAACTTTGCTATTCGCCGGTGTCCCAAGATTCTCTTGCCGCCAGTCATCCTTTTCTAATGACTTTCCTCTTCGGTATACGGTTCACTATTTCATACAGCGGCGTTTGCGGATTTTTATTTCACTTTCCTTTCGAAACCGGTTATAGAATCGACTCGGCCGACCAGCACCTCGCGCCGCGCCGACGACGGCAATCGACAGACCTTGCTTGCTTGGCACATGTTCAAGGCCGCAATGCACCGTGCGTGTGTGGCCCGTTCGTTATCAGATGAACTGAGTCGGCCGCATCGAGCGCCGCCCTTCTAATATCCCGCCCGTTTGGAGGGTCTGATCGCGctggtctttttttcctaGCTTTATCAAAACCCGGCGGAACGCTTTTCGTTTAGAGCAACATACCCCTGGGCTTTTTCAGTCATACGTTCAAATGACACGGCGCCCAAACCAGACgggggctttttttttccttgtcAAAAAGTTTTGTGGGGCATGGTACATATATTCTGCTTTTTCGTGGTGTctttgttggtttttttcGGTTTTTTCGTGTTTGCGGAATTGGTTCAAGAGGTTCAAAAAGTTGGGCTCACCGTGTGGTCATGAGCATGTGTTTTTCAAAGCGATCAAAATGGGGGGTCTTTGCTGCTTTTCTTTGcctatttttattttctcttGCATTGTGTTTATTATTATTCTTTGGCCAGTTACGGGCTCaagtggtgttgttgatcacTTGGACACGGATGGGAACAGGCTCTCAGCAGTATGGTTCACAATGCCGCTGGCTTGTTATCCCGGGACATGTTTGGTTTCATCGACGGTGGCTTCTagaggggtgttgggggcTTTTTACTGGCATTTCAAGGTAGAGCAGAATGGCCCGGGGAACAATCGGGGGGAGTATACGCTTGGTGTTGTGTAATTTCTTTTggctcttcttttttcttgtcaCAGTGGAATTTTCTCTTGATGACGGGGTAGGTTATTTGGTTCGGCGATTCCCAAACACAACGACTTGATGAGGGTTTGAGGGAAACGAGGGGAAATGGGATCTGGGAGAGAATGGAATGTCAGGCCAGACAGGCTGACGGCGACTTTGCGATCAGCAAGGTCTAACAACAAAATGGGTGGTCTGGCAAGCCAGATGATGGTCATGGGGTCGTGGGCCCGACGGTAATGATCGGAGAGGCAATAACGTGAGGGATTGAGATTTTTTCCTCGGCGTTCCCCAGGCAGTGTGGCAGCGAAGATGTTGCGAGCTCCTGGGATATTCTGCCAGCACCACCTAAgataaaaaataaataagaAGCAAAATTATGTGCACTATCTGTTCCTTATGCAATTGTGATTGTCTTGCGTGTgagtgtggtgttgttgttgttgttgttttggtgagTCTTCGACCAGCCGGCAGCAGCTGTC from Podospora pseudoanserina strain CBS 124.78 chromosome 6, whole genome shotgun sequence carries:
- the CLG1 gene encoding cyclin-like protein (EggNog:ENOG503NWJX; COG:S), which gives rise to MPGGVCAVLDYDVELMADYVSEMATRVVMPRNTVNPAFRKYVSGILSSTRLPRTTILLGLNYLAKRINMMPAGAVQNEGEIWGLLTIALLLGSKFLDDNTFQNKSWSEVSGIPVRDLNTLEYEWLAAIGWVLYVNLDESKDYNAWLDNWTEWKETKKRQQHQASRERLAALVTPIDTDVSRARNQHVYSSWHQQQVAEYERLSSMKRGQATPPAYRHEQASWGYMAWPQPTAPLTPPDSGYGTPEYTNSATSCNSHYAEWFDRAIVGGSNTSRHYQQPAPAYSGYRHAGQNTRNAGNYGGFYSHNIWEHPGPDCTCSSCVSVHKQPSYFFAHSYGQPVAG